The Solibacillus sp. FSL W7-1436 genome window below encodes:
- a CDS encoding MFS transporter, giving the protein MRKNSWFIYVVLLLGIFVALEANAFSTPAVPYISADFGISVANSGVLTLLASAAAIALSPLFGRLGDQIGRKKVIVAGLIIFILAQSLKVFTPHVSFYLVGALFQGVGYALIFPNVFAYIPELFPTEKRGKAIGLFMLFSYIATGTGGAISGALIETWGWRSVYAVSAFLSLIGLILISIFVPKSERGKKSELDYKGVTIFMTAITLLVGLPLIYTNFGVSWLIGGAVAFVIMLMVFLQMQKKEKNPTVDLKLLKMKGVYIPSILIAVQNFMMLSILMSLTFLAADNPNVSALQVGMITTVLFTTAMVISPLIGYLLDRFNPIYLVYLSIISGFVGIVLYLRVDMTSSLMTILVVMAFVGICSSLLNASLMKIVINYTPEDKKGVSTGTFTLFKDLGLPIGSTLGLTIYGLSTSRGFDSAITESAADLGLNAEQTMQLIEAKTTGEIPTALDSILGQANVQFAELLSTANMESVAAGIQTLGIINLALFIVIALISLGLLKLKPMSVEVPELNVQQNTVLEEV; this is encoded by the coding sequence ATGAGGAAAAATTCATGGTTTATTTATGTCGTCCTGTTGCTTGGGATATTTGTTGCACTGGAAGCAAACGCTTTTAGTACGCCAGCAGTACCCTATATTAGTGCTGATTTTGGAATTAGTGTTGCAAATAGCGGCGTGTTAACATTGTTGGCGAGTGCTGCTGCAATTGCTTTGTCACCATTATTTGGACGTTTGGGCGATCAAATAGGGAGAAAGAAAGTAATCGTTGCAGGTCTGATCATTTTTATCCTGGCACAATCTCTTAAAGTGTTCACACCACACGTATCGTTTTATCTTGTAGGGGCTTTATTTCAAGGTGTTGGTTATGCATTAATTTTCCCGAATGTTTTTGCCTATATTCCTGAGTTGTTTCCAACAGAAAAAAGAGGTAAGGCTATCGGTTTATTCATGCTATTTTCATATATTGCAACCGGCACAGGGGGCGCAATTTCAGGAGCATTAATCGAAACATGGGGCTGGAGATCGGTATATGCTGTAAGCGCATTCTTATCACTGATCGGATTAATTCTCATAAGTATATTTGTACCGAAGAGTGAAAGAGGTAAAAAATCAGAGCTTGATTATAAAGGTGTAACGATCTTTATGACGGCCATTACACTGCTTGTTGGCCTTCCTTTAATTTATACGAATTTTGGGGTGAGTTGGCTAATTGGAGGAGCTGTCGCATTTGTAATTATGCTTATGGTGTTCCTGCAAATGCAAAAGAAAGAGAAAAATCCGACAGTCGATCTGAAATTGCTCAAAATGAAGGGCGTCTATATTCCATCAATTTTAATTGCAGTACAGAATTTTATGATGTTAAGCATATTAATGTCGTTAACATTCTTAGCGGCAGATAACCCGAATGTTTCTGCACTGCAGGTAGGGATGATTACAACTGTATTATTTACAACAGCTATGGTAATTTCCCCGCTCATTGGTTACTTATTGGATCGCTTTAATCCAATATACCTAGTTTATCTATCTATTATATCTGGATTTGTCGGCATTGTTTTATATCTGCGTGTGGATATGACATCTTCATTAATGACAATTTTAGTAGTCATGGCTTTTGTAGGTATCTGTTCAAGCCTATTAAATGCTTCGTTAATGAAAATTGTTATTAACTATACACCGGAAGATAAAAAAGGTGTTAGTACAGGTACATTCACATTATTTAAAGATTTAGGATTGCCAATCGGTTCAACGTTAGGATTAACAATCTACGGGTTATCAACTTCCCGCGGATTCGATAGTGCTATTACGGAATCTGCAGCGGATTTAGGGTTGAATGCTGAGCAAACGATGCAGTTAATCGAAGCAAAAACTACAGGTGAGATTCCGACGGCGTTAGATTCTATTTTAGGACAGGCAAATGTCCAATTCGCTGAGCTGCTTTCAACAGCGAACATGGAAAGTGTAGCTGCCGGTATTCAAACATTAGGCATTATTAACCTCGCATTATTTATTGTTATTGCATTAATAAGTCTTGGTTTATTGAAACTAAAACCAATGTCGGTTGAAGTACCGGAATTAAATGTTCAG